In Lolium perenne isolate Kyuss_39 chromosome 5, Kyuss_2.0, whole genome shotgun sequence, the sequence gggcaagccttagtgggctgtcccatgggcttaggttattgggctgggcccaataaggtccaggggggtattttagtcttttaacatttaataaaaagccagaactttaccaaattttaataaatcaaatacaactctaaaaatccattaaaaattggattaatgaatgaaaaataaatcttaacaagaataaaatatgaatggaatttatgaaacaaattcaaaattatgaattttaagaatttaaataataacttggaatttaaaattattatttccttgtaattaaaattcaaggaaaaatctcaaataaattcaaatacttattttcaaacatttcaaaatgaaattctaatattccaagtcatttctattgaaaagggtatttttccaagaaaaatactatattcctttttattccaaaaactatagaggtaactcaataatttcaaattatttttggaatgattaaggaaatcatcaagtaaaatagttttactttgaattgtgtactttgtgtgaattacaatgatttatacttttaaatcaattgtaaattactgtcgaagacataaatcttaaacgcaaccctaaattgatataactcagcggggtaaagggatccaacataaaataatacatccatgattgcattatttggattttataacattgtccttaccggacaatgatgcttcttacagaacccgaggtccaggttccatcaactgcatggaactgcactatctcgcagtccacaggcaagttcacccttgctcatgtcaacttgagtattttctactactttaatgcaaagctatatacttatcattcctgcatcgcaaatgaaatgttactttccaactatgaatatgactatgtggctggcaatggaaccatggtatgtgttgatatggtggaggttccattgcaatgggttatatcaccctaggattaattaccaatgccgtccagtgattctagcgccgtacctatcgcgttgaccatgagatctatataatggctctggggaagccagccgtatattttcccttctgcacgccaacggattggcagagccggtggggtgttggaggcacttccgcaataggttgggatatccttttaaatccccatccattagtgatgataagctctaccatctatgaaggattgtccggagtacaccgtgagtaaagccgtattatcgggggaagtctactgggggtgtacggttggacaaaagggtgggtttgcagtcgcggagaaggcggtgtggggttggatctttatacctggcctcacaccaaaggaagtgtgaacgggggcaagtccctgcggatggcaaaaagggtgagatctcttgtgggaaaagtaacgcacctctgcagagtgtatcaaattgtggctgtcactccttgttccgggaagggaactgcgaacgcggcaggaaaggaactccacgaagttctagtcaacctgtgaagactgacgggcatagttttcataataaaagcaaccttttgaagaaatgattgcaaaacatgcattgacctgcgatttcctgatcaatggtcgtagctagtgcatcaaacacctttttattcttttagaacttgctgagtacccctgtactcactttctttcgacacccttgctagactatgatccggaagtggaggccatcaacgatggaacaccagaaggaagttacgagctggtctacgaagaacctgaacttaccggcggagtggaaggcgtagactatgggatagtctacggaccagatgacacggaggtagaggagtagtgacataccctagcatcatagagccgagcaacgtagaacttacctaaataagttgttgagctctctttatatttgttatgagttgtaatcgtacttaagtagtatcttagggtgttctcataggacctgtgagaataccaacttgttaagacaatgtttgtaataaagtatggagtgttatgacctgcaatgtttctgttgtaccactctgagggatatggcaaattgtgaagaagtcccttcgcaaagatcatatcaacgacttgtatactacaacatgcagtggtatgctgggtcaccgcacactGTACCACGCATGATATcccgtcccgccggacatgcgtctACCAAGCAGCGGCGGGTGGAGGATGGCTGCCAACGGCATAGGCATCCCGCCGCCCTGTCGCTGGGCACGGAGCGCTGGAGGGACGCGATCAGGACCCGGTGGTCTCGCCCAGCGCCGAGGAGCGGGCGGATCCAACCTGGGCGGCCACCGACAACGACTGCTGGTGGATCGCCTACTTCCAGGCACAACACGACATCGAGATGAACAACACCGCCGGCCTCATCGGCCGGCGGAACACTTGGAACAGGGAGGGGCGCGTCCTCttatggggcgttccggggcggacTCTGGAGAACGTCGTCGACGACATCCACAACGACGCTCCAAAAGGTCGTGGCTGATTCCTATGGCAAACCAATCTGGCACGTAGTCTTCTGTCTCCCCCATCCCTGCCGACAGCGCTCCGCCTTCTGTCTCCCCCCATCCCCGCCGACAAAGCGTCGCCGCCATTACCGCCGTCGGTGCTCTACAGGTTGCTGGCTCGTGGGTTCTCCTTGGTGGGAGGTATCGAGAAAATGGGGTTCAAACTGAACTGGCATGTTCGTTCCAGGTCGAGGATGTGGAGTGTCGGAGCGGGTCGAACTTCTAGCCGGTGGGCCTAGTCATCTAATTGCTGTGTTAAAAAGGCTAATCAAGTTTTCTGTGTTATTTGCAAAGATTACGGGAAAACATGGTGTTCTGTGGAAAACAAAGTACAACCCGTGGTTCTATGCAAAAAAAGGCACCAACAACTGGTGTTAAATGCTATTTCCTCTCATATTTTGTGTGTGTGCTCCTCTTCACATCAGCGGTTCAACCAGATTCCACGTACCGTGGACTTGACGTTGCACAGTGACACGGAAAAACGACACAATGTGGAATGGATGGGTAGAGACTTGCTCCTCCATGCCACAAGATAGGCAACTATATACACCTCGAAGATAGGCAATTGTATGAAACAAGGAGTCTGAAACAAGTATAAACAGTGCTAACTCATCTCTACTCATTCACGACGGGTGCAGAAGAGACAAAAAGGCTCAGAATATTTGGATTGTTTTTGTCACCGTAGGCAAGTCGGCTGGCTCTTTGGCTTTCGTTGGCCTCGATCGTTGTGCCATGCTCTTCCTTTCCTAGGCGCCAAACCACCAGCTCGCCAGGCCTGTTTTAACGCTTGCCAGCAACTGCTACTAGCAAAGGTACATACCACATCATGTGATCAATGTTTTTTTAACAGGGTACGGGGTCTTGAAAGACCCTGAAAATGTTGGATTAAAGAAGGTGTGGTAGGTAGAATTTTACATGAAGGCCCATAACATAACTCACCCTAAGAACCTTACAATTTGAAGATAAtaccttcaaaattacaataaaacaccctaaaacaagaaataaaaaagcGATCAGGTCCTTGGATGCCTCTGCCACCAAACACCGACGATCTCCAAGCGTCGCCACCGAGATCCTTGGGCTGAGCACTCGATGGCCCTTCTCCGGCGCTGAACCACTACCGCCGGCCATTTCCTAGCCTCCGGGGACAAACCACTTGGCTGCTAGGTAGTTTTGAGCTCCAACCTAGAAATCCGATGAGGGCCTCCGACTAGGAGGTAGAAATAAGGCCGCCATGTTGCTTGATGTGCGTATGCGTAGCTATGGATTCACATTCACTTGGAATTGCATTGTCAAAATTGGCCCCTAGTATAGATTTATGTACTTTCCAAACTTCACATACATGGCGCAGTAAAAACTGAGGACTATGACGTCTTCTTTTTTAACTTTAAAAGATAAACTAGTCACTAACCCCTAGCCAGACCTAGCTAACCATACACAATGAAATAACGACTAAGCCGTAACTATCACAAACCGCTTCACGGCGGATGAAAAATCCCGCCACCTAGGCTATAATCATTGTTTACTTATATTGAACTTTTTTATATTAATACAACTTATTATGTCTACACATAGTCATATCCATGTATTATCATCTAAATGAAGCTAAATTAAGCACATAACATTGGAGTGATGTTGAAATTTTAAGACACGTTATAGGTATACAATTCTAGGTTATAAAGTTGCAAATATACTAGCACTATTTTTAAACCATGTGTGCGATAAAACCTACATTATTTGTTTTCCATTTTCATATATTTCTTCACAAAACTTTCGTTAAACCCGATACACTTAGAAACATGAATAATAATAAAAACACATAGAAATAATTTTGCATTTATTCTAGTTGTTGTGCACCATTAGATACAATGTTGTGTTGTATCTAACAATTTATATAGCCTTAATTATAGCTTTGTATTTTTCTTTACCGGTCTAGTGTTGTATATAAGTGTTCATAAACCTTTTAGTCTCCACAAAAATCATGGATGTGTGAAATTTAGGTCTAACAAATATCTTGACAAAGTATTTTTCGGGAGTAAGGATGCCAATTTTATCCACGGTTACGGGTACCGTACCCGCATGGGTAGGATATGAATGAGAACACTTTTATACCCACAGTGAAGTATCCATATCGTACACACATATTCTACCCTTTTATTACCATTTTTCTCATATCACACGTCTACTCTTGTTAACTTATATGAATTCGAATTTGAGATCGTGATTTCTATATTTTGATAATTTTTATGTATTCAACTACCTGATATTGAGTTGGGATAATTCATTTATTTTATCAAATTTGCTATCGGTAAATGCAAAATTGTGAATAGATTATGTACCGTTTGATCTACCCGCCGCGTACCCAATGGGTACATGTACCCGACATGTATAGGTATGGCTAAAGTTTTATACCCATCCCGTGGGTACGAGTATGGTAGAAGTTTATACCCACTGACTATACGGGTATTGGTATGGTGTTGCTCTATCCTGTCCATACCCTACATTGTCATCCTTATTCTGGAGAGTATAATCGTCTATTTTTCTATGTAACTAGAGTTTCTAAATAAGTAGAGTTTCTAAATTGTATGGTGTCTCTATGTAGGTTCAACTTGGGGGCATTCCTCGTACATTATTTTTTGTGGGTCGAATATGCACTTGAATATCCTTGGCAGCGAACTGTGCAATCAAGGCATCTAATCCACCGTTCATGAAAGTTTTTAAAAATCAATTAATCTGAACTCTCATGTTTGAATTCTTCCCTCGATTATTGGCTTACTGCAATTAATTTAAGCCATGGTTGTGTTGTCAACTTGCACTGGCCGTCGATGAAGGTTTTGATCCGTTGCTGCCTTTTCTGTCCCAGTGGTATGCAATTCATATTCATTTGGGGGCTAGACATCATACCGAGTCCAACAGATTTTTTTTTACTTGTTCCGTTctaaaatatattttttattttttatgtagatACAAAAGtatgtagacatattttattTATATATACATCTATATCTAGAAAAGATTAATCAAATCTACTGTTTCCTTGTGATAGGCACTCACACACCAGCATCGTTGACTATGAAAGAGCGAGGGCAGGATGCAAACCACACCCATGGTAAAAGAGCAAGGACATAATGCAAAGTTGCAAACCAACTAACCAAGCAGAGAAATTCTCTTGTTCCGTGCACCGTTTGTGTTGTCGATTGCCTGCTTTAAGATTGGTGCCGCAATGATTTACAAAGTTTCTTTAAATTTCATTGTGTTTCCTGTTGGTGCAAACATATTGAACTTCAAACCATGCACCGTAGAAGGCACCAAGCATGACATAGATCGCTGGTCGCTGCAAAGTTCGATCGACACGGTACAGCGGGGCCGACGGTGCGGTACACCAAGGCCGATCCATGCTCCGAACAGAGTTAATTGACTGGAACTCGTGAAGAACTAAAATGGTTTGGTCTATATTTTGCTCCACGGTTGATAATTCCAAAAAATATTACTATGGTATACAAAGAACGGAATTGAATTTCCAGGGGAGGACTGTGTACTTGTGTGTGTGCATCACTCAGCTCCATTCGGGCCAAGAAAAAGACTAAACAGAACGAACGAACCAACGAACAAATAACTCGACCGAATTTATCAGGCCACTTCACGAGCTGCTCCTCTCCATGAAGGCGAGGAACTCCTGGAAGTCCATCCGGCCGTCCTTGTCCCCATCGTAGGCGTCGATCATGCGCTGGCAGTCCGCGGCTGCCACGCCGGCAGCGAACCCGAGCGACCTGAGCACGCTCCCGAGCTCGCCGGCGTCGATGAACCCGTCACCGTTACAGTCAAAGACGCGGAACGCCGCCGCGGCCTCCTCCACGGTCGCTTCCTCCTCCTCGAACAGCGCCGCCGCCTCTTCGAACCCGACCAGAGCAGGGCCACTCGCGCCCATCAGACCGAGAACCACGTCAAGGTCGACCTCGGAGTCAGAGGAGTCTTTGGCCGGTGCAGGCGTCGGCTCGGGCTCTGGGGCGGGGGTGGTGGAGCGGCGGTTCGCggaggacgaagaggaagaggatgacttGATGAGGGCGGAGAGCCAGACGAGGATGACGTTGACGGAGATGGTCACCACGGCCTGCGCCACGGAGAAGTTGAAGTAGGAAGCGCCCGGCGCCGAGGAAGatgccagctccatgtccatggtCTCTGTCTGTCTCTTGCTTAACTCCTCTGCTCTAGTTGCCTTGGTGCTTCTTGCTTGCCTCTGTGAGTCTCTGCGTTCTGGTCTGGATGATACTGCACCGCGAGAAGCCTTGGTATATATAGCACCGCGTGCGAACGAAGTCGAACCGGCGGCGGGATGGTTCCGGGAAGCAGGGAGGCGACGTGGAAACGACTGGCCGAACCGACGGGGTCGTGCGGTGCCTTGTGGGGAAAGTGATGGGGTTGTCGTGCGCGAGCGCGGTTGTTTTTGCTGCGGGCTTCGCGGGAGCTTCGCGGCGGTGGAAACATGGCGCGCGTCGACGTCAGACGAACGCACCGGCGACCGGCGACCGTCTCGGTTGGAGTTGTTCGTTGGAATTCCACGCACCGCAGCCCTCTCTTTCGCTTTCTTTTCGTCTTTCTTCCTTTcgcgt encodes:
- the LOC127301347 gene encoding calmodulin-like protein 2, with product MDMELASSSAPGASYFNFSVAQAVVTISVNVILVWLSALIKSSSSSSSSANRRSTTPAPEPEPTPAPAKDSSDSEVDLDVVLGLMGASGPALVGFEEAAALFEEEEATVEEAAAAFRVFDCNGDGFIDAGELGSVLRSLGFAAGVAAADCQRMIDAYDGDKDGRMDFQEFLAFMERSSS